In Pseudomonas oryzicola, one DNA window encodes the following:
- the qhpR gene encoding AraC-like transcriptional regulator QhpR has protein sequence MGSPLHCCTVSPVTGNLGVLSAAASGLEGFVTGVGGDIDLILGRAGVNPESLRQPTLSLPLTNYCQVLEEAARQSHCDNFGLHYGLQFQPQALGLLGYVGLFSNTLEEALRNFAAAFPYHQHDTLIRLVDCGKCYRFDYQVRHSAILERRQDAELTMGMALNLIRHVLGKGWAPFAVSFEHARPQDWQVHQQAFGAPVYFGRGCNSMLIPKADLKDQRMPEGDANLLFLVQDVLQRLGAHDQRRNLLDEADAQVRLALSGGEPCLEKIAQALELSSAGLQRHLREAGLSFSQLVERVRRELAVHYLRQPKRPVSDLAGLLGYSETSAFSRAFRRWFGVSPRQWRSEDCRTEN, from the coding sequence ATGGGCTCTCCACTGCACTGCTGCACCGTCTCGCCAGTCACGGGCAACCTCGGCGTTCTGTCAGCTGCTGCCAGTGGGCTTGAGGGGTTCGTCACAGGTGTCGGAGGCGATATTGACCTGATACTGGGGCGCGCAGGGGTCAATCCCGAAAGCCTGCGCCAACCCACGCTGAGCCTGCCGCTCACCAATTACTGCCAGGTCTTGGAAGAGGCGGCTCGCCAGTCGCACTGCGATAACTTTGGTTTGCACTACGGCCTGCAGTTTCAGCCCCAAGCCCTTGGGCTACTGGGCTATGTCGGGTTGTTTTCCAATACGCTGGAGGAGGCCCTGCGCAATTTCGCTGCAGCGTTTCCTTACCACCAGCACGATACCTTGATTCGGCTGGTTGACTGCGGCAAGTGCTATCGCTTCGATTACCAAGTACGGCACAGCGCCATTCTGGAGCGTCGACAGGATGCTGAACTGACCATGGGCATGGCGCTTAACCTGATACGCCACGTACTGGGTAAAGGCTGGGCACCGTTCGCGGTCAGCTTCGAGCACGCTCGCCCACAGGACTGGCAGGTGCATCAGCAGGCGTTTGGCGCGCCTGTCTATTTTGGCCGCGGGTGCAACTCGATGCTCATCCCCAAGGCTGACCTCAAAGACCAGCGGATGCCAGAGGGCGATGCCAATTTGCTGTTTCTGGTCCAGGACGTGCTGCAGCGCCTGGGCGCGCACGATCAGCGGCGCAACCTGCTGGATGAGGCTGACGCTCAGGTGCGCCTTGCCCTGAGCGGTGGAGAGCCTTGCCTGGAGAAGATCGCGCAGGCGCTGGAGCTCAGTTCGGCTGGGTTGCAGCGCCACCTGCGCGAGGCAGGCTTGAGCTTCAGCCAGCTGGTCGAAAGGGTCCGTAGGGAACTGGCAGTGCATTACCTGCGCCAGCCCAAGCGGCCAGTGTCTGACCTGGCGGGGTTGCTCGGATACTCCGAAACCAGTGCGTTCTCCCGTGCTTTTCGCCGCTGGTTTGGCGTAAGCCCGCGGCAGTGGCGTAGCGAAGACTGCCGAACTGAAAATTGA
- a CDS encoding MFS transporter, translating to MYKSPENARHAWKSLRHWRIQIFIITWLAYAAFYFTRKAFSVAKLGIAEDPSFMLDKAAMANLDALYLAAYAVGQFAWGVFADRYGTRVVVLGGLVVSALAALAMGTFATLPIFASCMVIQGLAQSTGWSGLCKNIGCFFATRERGRVLGYWSTCYAFGGLVATPFAGWWAYQISHDWRMAFIASAGVVLVVAVLFFLLQRNRPQDVGLPAVEDEDQPPGRSDAPRENYRAALRKVLANRTVLMLGIAYFLLKPARYAILMWGPVIVYERMPSIGKVASAIVPSAFEVAGLVGPILIGIASDRLFGARRMPACVISLMALTLWLILFVPTMQSGNIYLVVGLLFMMGVTLYGPDSMISGAAAIDFGTSESAGTATGFVNGCGSVGAILGGLLPGYFDTITVFFVFTGAALLASLLLVPFWNSRPASHTPVSELEATPGGVATPTQSTR from the coding sequence ATGTACAAGAGTCCTGAGAACGCCCGCCATGCCTGGAAGTCCCTTCGACACTGGCGCATTCAGATATTCATCATCACGTGGCTGGCCTATGCCGCGTTCTATTTCACCCGCAAGGCCTTTTCGGTTGCCAAGCTGGGAATCGCCGAAGACCCAAGCTTCATGCTCGACAAAGCGGCCATGGCCAACCTCGACGCGTTGTATCTGGCCGCCTACGCCGTCGGCCAGTTCGCCTGGGGGGTCTTCGCCGACCGTTATGGTACCCGCGTCGTCGTGCTTGGCGGGCTCGTGGTGTCGGCCCTGGCCGCGCTGGCCATGGGCACCTTCGCGACTTTACCGATCTTCGCCAGCTGCATGGTGATTCAGGGATTGGCGCAATCCACAGGCTGGTCAGGGCTGTGCAAGAACATCGGATGCTTCTTCGCTACCCGTGAGCGCGGCCGCGTGCTGGGCTACTGGAGCACCTGTTACGCGTTCGGCGGGCTGGTTGCAACGCCGTTCGCCGGGTGGTGGGCGTACCAGATCTCCCATGATTGGCGCATGGCGTTCATTGCTTCGGCAGGCGTCGTGCTCGTGGTTGCCGTGCTGTTTTTCCTGTTGCAACGCAATCGCCCGCAGGATGTAGGATTGCCTGCTGTCGAAGACGAGGACCAGCCGCCCGGGCGAAGCGACGCCCCCCGGGAGAACTACCGGGCCGCACTGCGCAAGGTACTCGCCAACCGTACGGTCCTTATGCTGGGGATAGCGTATTTCCTGCTCAAGCCTGCCCGCTATGCCATCTTGATGTGGGGGCCGGTGATCGTCTACGAGCGCATGCCGAGTATCGGCAAAGTGGCCTCGGCCATTGTGCCGTCCGCGTTCGAAGTCGCGGGGCTGGTCGGCCCGATTCTAATCGGCATCGCCTCCGACAGACTGTTTGGCGCTCGACGCATGCCGGCCTGTGTGATCAGCCTGATGGCTCTGACCCTGTGGCTGATACTGTTCGTGCCGACAATGCAAAGCGGCAACATTTACCTGGTGGTCGGCTTGCTGTTCATGATGGGTGTCACGCTGTATGGCCCTGACTCGATGATCAGCGGCGCCGCCGCCATTGATTTCGGCACCAGCGAGTCCGCGGGCACCGCCACAGGCTTCGTCAATGGGTGCGGCTCGGTGGGGGCAATCCTCGGTGGGCTGCTGCCTGGCTACTTCGACACCATCACTGTGTTTTTCGTCTTCACCGGCGCTGCGTTGCTCGCCAGTTTGCTGCTGGTACCGTTCTGGAACAGCCGCCCGGCAAGTCATACGCCTGTCAGTGAACTCGAGGCGACGCCTGGCGGTGTCGCGACACCCACGCAATCCACTCGCTGA
- a CDS encoding HAD family hydrolase, with the protein MALALFDLDDTLIDGDCASLWSSHMAALGWVDGPSFIERDRELMALYAQGQLAMETYMTFSLSPLVGRTIEEVAEAVDPFVEDVITPRIHEDAIACLARHREGGDRLLIISASAHFLVSRIAKRLGVEEVLAIDLEHQQGVYTGNTSGILTYRDGKVARLHSWLREQGEGLDGAYFYSDSRNDLPLLSLVAKPHTVNPDPALRAHADATGWPILRWH; encoded by the coding sequence ATGGCCCTTGCACTGTTTGATCTGGACGACACCCTTATCGATGGCGACTGTGCCAGCCTGTGGAGCAGCCATATGGCCGCGCTCGGCTGGGTCGATGGGCCTAGCTTCATCGAGCGCGACCGCGAACTCATGGCGCTCTATGCGCAAGGCCAGTTGGCCATGGAAACCTACATGACCTTCAGCCTCTCGCCGCTGGTGGGCCGCACGATAGAGGAGGTAGCCGAGGCGGTGGATCCCTTCGTGGAAGATGTGATCACCCCGCGCATCCATGAAGACGCCATCGCCTGCCTGGCGCGACATCGCGAAGGGGGCGACCGCCTGCTGATCATTTCGGCGTCTGCGCACTTCCTGGTGAGCCGTATCGCCAAGCGACTGGGCGTAGAAGAAGTGCTGGCGATTGACCTTGAACACCAGCAGGGCGTCTATACCGGCAATACCAGCGGGATATTGACATACCGGGACGGCAAGGTGGCGCGGCTTCACAGCTGGCTGCGAGAGCAGGGCGAGGGGTTGGACGGTGCGTACTTCTACTCGGATTCGCGCAATGACCTGCCGTTGCTTTCGCTGGTCGCCAAACCGCATACAGTCAATCCTGATCCAGCGCTGCGGGCGCATGCTGACGCGACGGGATGGCCGATTCTGCGGTGGCATTGA
- a CDS encoding WYL domain-containing protein: MTKDIADHSQAQQERLAYIELNLWFLGEVRRQMLVRRFQIKAASATRDLALYASLNPGNLTYDVSAKTFFITPSFQPMYSFSSQRVMTWLSQGFADGFPGVWAAGVPALQPARLGNPSLETLGVVTRAIFQQQPLLIRYESLSGASERVIVPHVLVDNGLRWHVRGFDRKTQEFRDFVVTRIIEPRILDNDVPLDYETRESDNQWNHQVTLEMVHHPDQPRPEVTHLDYEMQEGVLRMTVQALTAGYTLRQWSVDCSPDHSLRGPEYRLWLRNNEVLIGVDNALLAPGFSESTAG; this comes from the coding sequence ATGACCAAAGACATTGCAGATCACTCGCAGGCGCAGCAGGAGCGCCTTGCCTACATCGAGCTGAACCTGTGGTTTCTAGGGGAAGTGCGACGGCAGATGCTGGTGAGGCGCTTCCAGATAAAGGCTGCGTCAGCAACTCGGGATCTTGCCCTCTATGCCAGCTTGAACCCAGGCAACCTGACGTACGACGTCAGCGCCAAGACCTTTTTCATTACCCCGAGCTTCCAGCCTATGTACAGCTTCAGCTCGCAACGGGTGATGACTTGGCTGTCTCAAGGGTTTGCGGACGGCTTTCCTGGTGTCTGGGCTGCCGGGGTGCCGGCTCTACAGCCCGCACGCCTGGGCAATCCAAGCCTTGAAACGCTGGGCGTAGTGACGCGGGCCATCTTTCAACAGCAGCCCCTACTCATACGCTACGAGTCTTTAAGCGGTGCAAGCGAGCGTGTAATTGTGCCGCATGTGCTGGTAGACAACGGGCTGCGATGGCATGTACGTGGCTTTGATCGAAAAACGCAAGAGTTCCGGGATTTTGTTGTCACTCGGATCATCGAGCCGCGGATTCTCGATAACGATGTGCCGCTGGACTATGAAACACGGGAGTCCGATAACCAATGGAACCATCAGGTGACGCTGGAAATGGTGCATCATCCTGACCAACCACGACCTGAAGTCACTCACTTGGACTACGAGATGCAGGAGGGCGTGCTGAGGATGACTGTTCAAGCGCTGACTGCCGGCTATACCCTGCGCCAGTGGAGTGTTGACTGTTCACCTGATCACAGCCTCAGAGGCCCGGAGTACCGACTATGGCTCAGGAATAATGAGGTGCTCATAGGCGTGGATAACGCGCTGCTTGCCCCAGGATTTTCAGAGTCGACTGCGGGTTAG